Proteins from a genomic interval of Gordonia sp. SL306:
- a CDS encoding glycerol-3-phosphate dehydrogenase/oxidase, which produces MAVLNAARRRDGLTYLAESTEPLDLLVIGGGITGVGVALDAATRGLRVALVEANDLAFGTSRWSSKLVHGGLRYLAGGHLPIARESAIERHHLMTAIAPHLIRPLRQVVPDIGSKGSAALIRTGFRAGDLLRRVAGTPTDILPAPARLTADETIALCPAVTRQNLRGAASSADGQLVDDARLVVAIARTAATFGVTVCTYTRADNVTGTGARLTDTRTGESFDVAARTVVNATGVWAGTVDPSVRVRPSRGTHLVFDAATFGYPTGALTVPVAGSVSRFVFALPEQLGRVYVGLTDVDAPGPIPDVPEPSDDEIDFLIDSVNVALEQPVSRADILGTFAGLRPLIDTGHGTGSSTGDLADVSRHHRVQVTDDTLVGVIGGKLTTYRRMAEDAVDAAIAAGGLTAGACVTATTPLVGAAGVPDHSDLPSSMIHRFGSEATKVVSAARLARPLDPIAGELDVTRAEVEFAVTHEGAITVDDVLDRRTRIGLVAADAELARGAVTEIVDAALSSPC; this is translated from the coding sequence ATGGCAGTGCTGAACGCCGCTCGTCGTCGCGACGGGCTCACGTACCTCGCCGAGTCGACCGAGCCGCTCGACCTGCTGGTGATCGGCGGCGGGATCACCGGTGTCGGGGTTGCCCTCGACGCCGCCACCCGTGGACTGCGGGTGGCGTTGGTGGAGGCCAACGATCTCGCCTTCGGTACGTCGCGGTGGAGCAGCAAGCTCGTCCACGGTGGCCTCCGCTATCTGGCCGGTGGCCACCTCCCCATCGCGCGGGAGAGCGCGATCGAGCGCCACCACCTCATGACCGCGATCGCGCCGCACCTGATCCGACCACTGCGACAGGTGGTTCCGGACATCGGGTCGAAGGGCTCGGCCGCCCTGATCCGGACCGGTTTCCGCGCAGGCGATCTGCTGCGGAGGGTTGCCGGTACGCCGACCGACATCCTGCCCGCCCCGGCCAGACTGACCGCCGACGAGACCATCGCGCTGTGCCCGGCGGTCACCAGGCAGAACCTGCGCGGCGCCGCCTCCAGCGCCGACGGCCAGCTCGTCGACGACGCACGACTGGTGGTCGCGATCGCGCGGACCGCCGCCACCTTCGGCGTCACCGTGTGCACCTATACCCGGGCGGACAACGTCACCGGAACCGGTGCGCGACTGACGGATACCCGCACCGGGGAGAGCTTCGACGTGGCGGCGCGGACGGTGGTCAACGCGACCGGCGTGTGGGCCGGGACGGTGGATCCGTCGGTACGGGTGCGGCCGAGCCGCGGCACCCACCTGGTCTTCGACGCGGCGACGTTCGGATATCCGACCGGTGCGCTCACGGTTCCGGTCGCGGGTTCGGTCTCGCGCTTCGTGTTCGCCCTGCCCGAGCAGCTCGGTCGCGTCTACGTGGGGCTCACCGACGTCGATGCACCCGGCCCCATCCCCGACGTCCCCGAGCCGTCCGACGACGAGATCGACTTCTTGATCGACTCGGTGAATGTTGCTCTGGAGCAACCGGTCTCCCGCGCCGACATCCTCGGCACCTTCGCGGGACTTCGTCCGCTCATCGACACCGGACACGGAACCGGCAGCAGTACAGGCGATCTCGCCGATGTGTCGCGCCACCACCGGGTCCAGGTGACCGACGACACCCTGGTCGGTGTGATCGGCGGAAAGCTGACCACGTACCGGCGCATGGCAGAGGACGCCGTCGACGCGGCGATCGCGGCCGGGGGGCTCACCGCGGGCGCCTGTGTGACGGCGACCACCCCGTTGGTCGGGGCGGCCGGGGTTCCCGATCACAGCGATCTGCCGTCATCGATGATCCATCGATTCGGTTCGGAGGCAACGAAGGTGGTGTCTGCGGCGCGGCTGGCCCGGCCGCTCGATCCGATCGCGGGCGAGCTCGACGTGACCCGGGCAGAGGTCGAGTTCGCGGTCACCCACGAAGGTGCGATCACGGTCGACGACGTCCTGGATCGGCGCACCCGCATCGGACTGGTCGCAGCCGATGCCGAGCTGGCGCGGGGAGCGGTCACCGAGATCGTCGACGCCGCGCTGAGTTCCCCCTGCTGA
- a CDS encoding aminotransferase class V-fold PLP-dependent enzyme → MYVSELGEQWRRARLRPEIVHLDSAAAGRSSNAVIGAISAHLWRETERGSYIAAADRDDEITRDKRDLASLIGHTADELAFRESARAALRALLTYWNLPISTTVWVAKNEFGPNLVEFERRGYAVRPLPDADVSGHVDTDALENMLQFEQPDFIHICQIGSASGVVQPVTRIVEIAHAAGVPVVVDMAQSAGHVPTVTGADVVYGTSRKWLTGPRGVGFVAVRKDSLRPVEVESSEAFVAGRLGLGVAVSEMLTIGQQRVFRELAAIGRTTRERLDGIASWEVLEPIDEPSAITTLAPPPGWGPSDVAAARDKLLELGILVTCADSWRAPLATEQSVLRVSPHLDVEREDLDRLAEALRTMGY, encoded by the coding sequence ATGTACGTGAGCGAACTGGGTGAACAATGGCGCCGTGCTCGCCTCCGCCCGGAGATCGTCCACCTCGACTCGGCGGCCGCCGGTCGGTCGTCGAACGCGGTGATCGGCGCCATCTCCGCCCATCTGTGGCGTGAGACCGAACGCGGCTCCTACATCGCCGCCGCCGATCGTGACGACGAGATCACCCGCGACAAGCGCGATCTCGCATCTCTGATCGGGCACACCGCAGACGAACTGGCCTTTCGTGAGAGCGCGCGGGCGGCGCTGCGCGCCCTGCTGACCTACTGGAACCTGCCGATCTCCACCACCGTATGGGTGGCGAAGAACGAGTTCGGTCCCAACCTCGTCGAGTTCGAACGCCGTGGCTACGCCGTGCGACCGCTGCCGGACGCCGATGTCTCCGGGCATGTCGACACCGACGCGTTGGAGAACATGCTGCAGTTCGAGCAGCCCGACTTCATCCACATCTGTCAGATCGGCTCGGCCTCCGGTGTCGTGCAGCCGGTCACCCGCATCGTCGAGATCGCCCACGCCGCCGGGGTGCCGGTGGTGGTGGACATGGCCCAGTCCGCCGGACATGTCCCGACCGTGACCGGCGCCGACGTGGTCTACGGGACCAGCCGCAAATGGCTGACCGGACCACGCGGCGTGGGATTCGTCGCGGTCCGGAAGGACTCCCTGCGGCCCGTCGAGGTGGAGAGTTCGGAAGCGTTCGTCGCCGGCCGCCTCGGCCTCGGCGTCGCCGTGTCGGAGATGCTGACCATCGGGCAGCAGCGTGTGTTCCGGGAACTGGCGGCGATCGGTCGCACCACCCGCGAGCGTCTCGACGGTATCGCCAGCTGGGAGGTCCTCGAACCGATCGACGAGCCCTCGGCCATCACCACTCTCGCACCGCCCCCCGGCTGGGGACCGTCCGACGTCGCGGCTGCGCGTGACAAACTGCTCGAGCTGGGCATCCTGGTCACGTGCGCGGACTCGTGGCGCGCACCGCTGGCCACCGAGCAGTCGGTGTTGCGGGTGAGCCCGCACCTCGACGTCGAGCGTGAGGATCTCGATCGCCTCGCCGAGGCCCTGCGGACGATGGGTTACTGA
- a CDS encoding MFS transporter has translation MSGLQHATPGLRGFVRSLAHSPGLGRLLAVRLTSQITDGVFQAALFGAILFNPERHADPLAIAGGLAVLLLPYSVIGPFAGALLDHWDRRHVLMYANVIRAAMIGLVAVAIAAGATDTIVLIGALAVTGASRFVASGLSAGLPHVAHRDVIVATNALFTTLGAGMLAVGAGIAAVLRALFGPDNSGSALTTLGGVVIALIAGALAHGFTRLQLGPDEPDDPGRSALHAVTVGLLHGARAVAGSRTVSAALSAIGAHRLVFGMNTLMLLVISKHAGAGDGLAGVSVVAGFTAGGALLAALVTPYSVDRIGRKTTLIVALLVGAVAEVSLVTFNPVVLCISAFVLGLIGQVAKLCGDVAMQVDIGDAVRGQVFSVQDAVFNIAYVGAVTLAAVAIPDDGKSVALVIFGTVLYVIGSLVVRVVHTPYHPRHEALSGDRIEANGSQS, from the coding sequence ATGTCTGGGTTGCAGCATGCCACCCCCGGTCTACGGGGGTTCGTTCGCTCGCTCGCGCATTCACCCGGACTCGGGCGCCTTCTCGCGGTCCGCCTGACCAGCCAGATCACCGACGGCGTCTTCCAGGCCGCGCTCTTCGGTGCCATCCTGTTCAACCCGGAGCGGCACGCCGATCCGCTGGCCATCGCGGGCGGCCTCGCCGTGTTGCTGCTCCCCTACTCCGTGATCGGCCCGTTTGCCGGGGCCCTCCTCGACCATTGGGACCGACGACACGTCCTGATGTACGCCAACGTGATTCGGGCCGCCATGATCGGGCTCGTCGCGGTTGCGATCGCCGCCGGGGCGACGGACACCATCGTGCTGATCGGTGCTCTTGCGGTGACGGGGGCCAGCAGGTTCGTGGCCTCCGGTCTGTCCGCAGGGCTGCCGCACGTGGCACACCGCGACGTCATCGTCGCGACCAATGCTCTGTTCACCACCCTGGGAGCGGGCATGCTCGCCGTCGGCGCGGGCATCGCCGCGGTGTTGCGCGCGCTGTTCGGCCCGGACAATTCCGGCAGCGCCCTGACCACCCTCGGCGGTGTGGTGATCGCCCTGATCGCCGGAGCCCTGGCCCACGGCTTCACACGACTCCAACTGGGTCCCGACGAACCCGACGATCCGGGGCGATCGGCGCTACACGCGGTGACCGTCGGGCTGCTGCACGGCGCCCGGGCGGTCGCCGGGTCACGCACGGTGTCCGCCGCCCTCTCTGCGATAGGTGCCCATCGCCTCGTCTTCGGCATGAACACCCTCATGCTCCTGGTGATCAGCAAGCACGCCGGCGCAGGCGACGGCCTCGCAGGCGTGAGCGTGGTCGCCGGGTTCACCGCGGGCGGCGCCCTGCTCGCGGCACTGGTCACGCCGTACTCGGTGGATCGGATCGGCCGGAAGACCACGTTGATCGTCGCGTTGCTCGTCGGCGCCGTCGCGGAGGTCTCCCTGGTGACCTTCAACCCCGTGGTCCTCTGCATCTCTGCTTTCGTGCTCGGCCTGATCGGACAGGTCGCAAAACTCTGCGGCGACGTCGCCATGCAGGTGGACATCGGCGACGCGGTGCGCGGGCAGGTGTTCTCCGTTCAGGACGCCGTCTTCAACATCGCCTACGTCGGTGCGGTGACCCTGGCAGCCGTCGCGATCCCCGACGACGGCAAGTCGGTGGCACTCGTCATCTTCGGCACCGTGCTCTACGTGATCGGCTCGCTCGTGGTCCGCGTCGTGCACACCCCGTACCACCCACGCCACGAGGCACTCAGCGGCGATCGAATCGAGGCGAACGGGAGTCAAAGCTGA